One Leptospira terpstrae serovar Hualin str. LT 11-33 = ATCC 700639 genomic region harbors:
- a CDS encoding putative glycoside hydrolase, whose product MKQLTLLVLILFLVSCQSASKIEKRQNSDSSGITPDFIEGLYINTKTIRDKKRWSLLFQVMKDAGMNTAVVDMQPHPPTPEQVTEAKALGFYMVARVVNFEGGLIEKSPNANLMSSIQKSIRKACELGFPEIQLDYIRYADGGTNFSMSYEKRYESILGIIKEHKEKTKESCSKDTRWTADIFGRVPFIENDVIGQRVEPFSEELNGLYPMLYPSHFYGLTKRVADPYGTIKDGLDLTVKRAKQGTKAIAWVQGFNMMVGPSKLSYTDYIKVQMQGAKDSLGHGFIVWNAGNEYKDTMNAYEKYKSEPTPNNQKVTKNEE is encoded by the coding sequence ATGAAACAACTCACGCTTTTGGTCCTTATACTATTCTTAGTTTCCTGTCAATCTGCGTCAAAGATTGAAAAAAGACAAAATTCAGATTCCTCTGGAATCACTCCCGATTTTATCGAAGGGCTATATATTAATACCAAAACCATAAGAGACAAAAAACGTTGGAGTTTGTTATTCCAAGTGATGAAAGATGCGGGTATGAACACTGCCGTTGTGGATATGCAACCCCATCCACCAACTCCAGAGCAGGTTACTGAAGCAAAGGCACTTGGATTTTATATGGTTGCAAGAGTTGTCAATTTTGAAGGTGGACTGATCGAAAAATCACCTAACGCAAATTTAATGAGCTCAATTCAAAAATCCATAAGAAAGGCTTGTGAACTTGGATTTCCAGAAATCCAGTTGGATTATATTCGTTATGCTGATGGTGGAACCAACTTCAGTATGAGTTACGAAAAACGTTACGAATCAATCCTTGGAATCATCAAGGAACATAAAGAAAAAACCAAAGAGAGTTGTTCCAAAGACACTCGTTGGACTGCCGATATTTTCGGTAGAGTTCCCTTTATCGAAAATGATGTGATTGGCCAAAGAGTAGAACCTTTTAGCGAAGAGTTGAATGGACTTTATCCAATGCTTTATCCCTCTCATTTTTACGGACTTACCAAACGAGTAGCAGATCCCTATGGGACGATCAAAGACGGACTCGATTTAACAGTCAAACGTGCCAAACAAGGTACCAAAGCCATTGCTTGGGTCCAAGGATTCAATATGATGGTAGGACCAAGTAAACTCAGTTATACTGACTACATCAAAGTACAAATGCAAGGGGCGAAAGATTCTTTAGGTCATGGATTTATTGTTTGGAATGCTGGAAATGAATATAAAGACACCATGAATGCCTATGAAAAATACAAATCAGAGCCCACTCCAAACAACCAGAAAGTTACCAAAAACGAAGAATAG